Genomic segment of Malus domestica chromosome 15, GDT2T_hap1:
aaattcttcagtcggccttatactctggaggaaaccagaaaaccctccagctcagttcaagaataaacctgtggaaagttacttcttcaaaagcaaaagtatctcatatcatctcttctcatttttcttctctttatccttcatgctgctgcaagatggggagaaggtgaacaatcagtcggagctctgattgcttaccttgtctgtcacctctttcagcagaccccctagctcggcgacttgggggactcctactacatggtttgtatcgcgcttgaccaagcctgagactacaagtaagcttcaagtgaaattgatacattaccttgtgcatctccaccagttaaagataccacccctggatggaggaagagtacttccagagaagatgccacatctacctatgagacagataaggcaagtcaagacgacaacacactccgatacttagaagtttcgtgattacgagatcattctcccacaatatttcctaatgtcatttgtactaaatcattcacttgtactcactaaaggagagcttgaacctatgtacttgtgtaaacccttcacaattaatgagaactcttctattccgtggacgtagccaatctgggtgaaccacgtacatcttgtgtttgctttcctatctctatccatttatatacttatccatactaatgaccggagcaatctagcgaagaccacaaaaagcgaccgttttcgctacctaggatttaTCTTGCAAGAGCACGGAGAATTAGACAGAGATCTCCACCATAGAATACgagatggatggatgaagtgtaagagtgcatccggcatgttgtgtgaccgtcgtaggccactgaagctcaagggaaaattttataggacggcaataaggccagcgatgttgtatggcacagaatgttgggcggtgaagcatcaacacgtacacaaaatgggtgtagcggagatgaggatgcttcgtgggatgtgtgggcacacgagaaaggataagattgggaatgaggatatccgaggtaaagtaggagtagccgaaattgtaggaaatatgagagaaaatcggctccgatgatttggacatgtgcaaagaaggccgactgacgctccggttcgaagatgtgactacgggacagaggttcagggctaaaggggtagaggaagacctaggaaaactttggaagagactctaagaaaagacttagagtacttggatctaacggaggacatgacacaaaaccgagcgcaatggcgttctaggattcatatagccgaccccacttagtgggaaaaggctttgttgttgttgttgttgttgttgttccatTTCTTTTTCAAATACCTTAACAATTATATTATAACACTGGTATATCGAACCGTCTTTCCAACAGATTAAAAATCTCTCCAAAGTCCGGGGGTTGTAAAGCATGCCCACCGCAACGTGCGGCAGCAGATGAGGTCGAAGGCACAACAAAAATAATACAGCAGTGGCTAGTGAGTGGTACTTGGTCAGCAGCAAAAGGATATAAATACAAGGAAGGGATCATTGAGACTGATGATGTAGTAGGGATTTTGCCTCTTTGTTCACTCTCTCGCACCAACCCCCACCTCTAATAAGGGGCAGAAAAGATTTGAATCTCTCTGCCCCCACCTCCCTCGTCTCTCCTTCCCGTCCGGTAAGCCTCTCTCTCTGTAAGTAcatggtattttttttcttgctgGGTTGTGTGTTGTTCTAGTGGGTGCTGCGTGTCTTCTTCAAAGTGGGTTCAATTTTCTTGTGAAGGTATTGCTTTATCGGTGTTTTTCTCAACTGGGTTTTGCTCATTTGACCTTTATATAGTGATATGCCATTTTTCTGCGTTTTCTGAAGTGGTTTTGTTCATTTGTTTTGTGGGTTCTTTGACATGTACAGTAGTCCCTGTGTTATGGGAGAGAGAATCCCTCCTAGAAGTTACTTCCAGTACCCACCTCCTGGAGTCCATGCTTCTCCACTCAGGTCTTCTCTCCCTGCAGATCGAGAGAGGTCAGTAATTTGCttaatttttaatgttttaCCTGTTAATTCATGTCATTTCGTTTCCTTGTTGATAGTTTATCAGTGATATGTGTAGCTGGTGGTTCCATACTTGACGTTTTCTGTCGTGTGAGTGGTGGTTTTATCATTAATACATTATACATTGATGGCTGTTCTTCATTTTGTCTTTCTTAGAAAGTACTTTAGTTTTCAAGGGATTATGTGTTTTATCCCATACATGTGGCTGTCCTATGCTTTTCTGATGTATTTGGGTTTCAGTCCTTATATTTCCTCTAGTATCTTTAGTAGGATTAAGATTGTACTGCACTATGAACTTTCGAGTCCTCGAGCATGCTCCATGAGTTTTTGGGAGTTAATTACATAAACCCCATTTGATTTTCAGTTTCAGATGGAAAAATATTTAAAGGGAACTAGTAAATGATTTCATATTTGGGAGATTGTTCTTGCAGACATTTCACTTTACCTTGTAATttaactacttttttttttattcctgaAGTGTGATAAATTGTATCTAGATTGCCGGTTTCTTTTACTGTTCaagaaaaaatgtttatgtttttatAGATATGTCTTGTGAAGGAATTTCGGACTTTATTTGAAGTAGAAATATTGTTTAAACGCCATAAATAGTCAATTTGTTTTACCAATCATGAAAAAGATTGATTGCTACTTCGTACGTGCGTTTGGGAAGTTGATTTTGATACATTTCATACAAAAttgacttctttttttttgtaaatgccATTAATTGATCTATATAGGCAGCGAACCCCATTGAATATCGAACAAAGTAATCCTCAGGAACTTGTTAACATGGATAAGCTTCAAAGGGTAATTTTAGTGCTTGCAAATTGGGATTTAACCAGACAAGTTCTTATTTCACTTCACATCCGCTGCTTTCATATCATACATTGTGCTTTTCTAAATATTGAATCAAAGCATAAAAGGAAAAAGACAAACCCACTCATTCTTTTGTTGCGATCATGCTTTTCAGTGGAAAAGTGTTATTAGCATGGCAGGTGAAAGTCGTGAGACATAGTTTTAAACCTACTTTCATGCTCACCTGCTTTTTCTCTGATCTTTTAAGTGGAACCCAAATCACTGTCGTTGTTATGCTTATTGCCGTTGTTATGCTCACCTGCTTTTTTACTGTTGGGAGGGAGTGGAGTTTGGGGACAAATTTCAATCACAGTCTTTATTGTGTCTTTTCGTTTTGCTGTTCTTTTACAGGCTGGAGGGGCTGCTTTTATCCTTTTAGTCATATTAATGTTCTTTATTATGTTGGCTTCCAGTCACCTTGTCCATTGTAATGATGTTCGTACTTTTCTCAATCATTGATGCACATCTCACTTCATGcatacaagtgaagatgaagtgACGATGTTTGAGCATGCTGCTCATTCCCTTTGAAATCGTGACCATTTTCCAGTAATACTTCAATTGAGTTTGTAAAAAGAATCATTCAAACAACGTTGTGATTTCTGCATATATGATATAACATGAATATTCTTTCTCGAATTACATTAATACACTTCACTTTTGGAATGTCAACTAGTAGGGGGCACTACATAATACTGCTTTTTGAAGTATGCTAGGAGTTGACACATGATTTGGCTGGTGTAATGGCAGATATTTGGCTGAACTACTGGCAGAGAAGCAAAAGTTGGGACCATTCCTGCAAATATTTCCCCTATGTAGTAGACTTCTAAATCATGGTTAGATGAAATTTCTATCTAATGTTTTTCCCCTATGTAGCCCACTTCTAAATTTATGTCGCATTAAATTTTGTTCTCTCTTGTGAACtaactttttttgttgttgaaaatAAGTTTTGACCGCCTTTTTATCTTTTAACCCATAAACAATATACTTTTTTGATGCCATGACAGAGATCAGACGAGTATCAGGCTTCAATCAAACTCTTGCAGATCATGAGAGATTTGAGCATGACAGTCCATTTAGGTCATTAAGTCAAAACGCGAACGGTAGACCAATGGATTTGGAGGGATGGCCAGGAATACACATGGAGGTAATGGTAGTTATAGATGTAGGCTATGCGTATTTTGTAATTTGTTTGACTTTTTTCCAGAGTATTAAAAGCATACAAGGGCTTAGTATTTTCTTGCATGTGTGACAGTATAACCTTCATTTCTTGAAATGTAAGAtgagattttgaatttttatgcaTGTTTGAGAAGCCTGTGAGACACAATGCCAGAGCTGTAGTCCAGTTTGTAATGTTTTGGTGGCCATCCAAGCACAAATTCCAATATGTTACTGTTGAAACAACTCTACCATTCGTAGTTCAATCATCTACCCGTAGTTGAATAATACTCTTTGATGGTGTATGATTTAGTGGGAAGAGAGTTTAGGTTTTGCTCATGTCTGATGTTGTTTGTATGTGTGAATCTTCATTCATGATAATTTCTCCTATAGGACAATGGACATATCCAGAGAATGGCCCCGTTCCAATCTCCTTCTATGGGCTGGCCTGGGGCGCAAGGAATTCCAGCCACCCCTATTGTAAAGAGAGTTATTAGACTTGATGTTCCGGTTGACAAATATCCACATGTAAGAAAGGAAGGGGTTATGATTTGTATAGagttgattttcaacatttttgttttaattaacaATTTTTCACTCCCAACTTGGCAGTACAATTTTGTTGGCCGAATTTTGGGACCACGTGGGAACTCCTTAAAAAGAGTTGAAGCCATGACAGAGTGTAGGGTGTACATCCGAGGCCGGGGCTCTGTGAAGGATTCTGTAAAGGTAGTGTTAATATTTTTTGGAGTAGTTAGTTGGCAATGGCATGGTTGCATGAAAATTTAATTCTAAATTTGCTCatccatatttgttttagagGCATCAATCCATGCATTCTACAAAAGATATTTTTTTCTGATTTACGGTGGAGTTTGGCTCGTTAAAACTAAGTTCGTAGATATCTTATTTTTTTGTCTGCAACCTGCAAACTTCTAAACAAGGACATATCAAATTGTAGGCGATGGCATAGATAGCTCTTATCCATGTTCATCTAGTGGCGATGTGTGTTTCCTTTTTAGTTTTTACGTATTTCAATGCTAACAATGCTCATGAAGTTTTCAAATATGGGAATCGTAGCGAATCAATTAGAAACTTAGAAATAATTTCTTGTTCTGATTACGGTTGTCGATTACGGTTGTCATTAGATATATTGCATTGTTGTTTTGGTAGGTTAGATGTATATATTTATTGTTGTTGGTTGAAGTCAAAAGATAGTACAGTGAAACCTCATCACAGTGATACTCTATATAGTAATAATCTCCATTTAATCATGAAAAAAGTTCATACTGCAACTCACTGCAAACAGCTTGATCTATCGAAAATGACGTAGATGGAGATAGCTAGGAAATTACTGATTTTCTTATCATCCTCAGCTGGGATGGGGTTTTACGTGATTATTCTTGTACATCTTATCTTTAATTTGCTTGCCTAACATTTTATCCTTATATTTTTGTGGTCTCAACATTTGAATGACAAATAAGTTGGACATTTTCTGAATGGCATTGTGTGCTAAAAATGGAAGGCGGTGTATCGATTTTCAAACTTCATTGAAGAGTTATTTGTTTGAAAAATACTCATGTATCCTTGTCAAATTTTAGGTTTCAGTGATATCATTTGGCTCCTTACATATTTGTACTGATTCTGATTTTCATGATGCGCCGTCTACATTGTTTTTATTCAGGAAGAGAAATTAAAAGATAAGCCTGGATATGAACATCTTAATGAGCCGTTGCATGTGTTGGTGGAGGCTGAATTTCCGGAGGATATAATCAACGCTCGGTTGGATCATGCAGTGGCAATTCTAGAGAACCTTCTGAAGCCTGTGGTATGAATAGTATCGATCATGTAGTTTTGACTCAATTCATTTTCTTGGACAAGTTTTAACCCGTCTCTTGCAGGACGAGTCCTTCGATCACTATAAGAAGCAACAACTTAGAGAATTGGCTTTGCTAAACGGTACACTGAGGGAAGAGAGCCCTAGTATGAGCCCAAGTCTAAGCCCGAGCCTGTCGCCATTCAACAGCACAGGGATGAAACGAGCAAAGAcaggaaaataataaaatcctcAAAATATGCTGATCGCGAGTAGTTTAATCGCAGAAACATCCACATCTGACTTGTCGAAGGTTTGACTTCCAACACATTGGGAGGCATTGTTGACAAACTGATGAACTGATTTCGAGCCCTTCTTCCAGCCTCTCAGACGGGTCAACAGCTTCTTTAGATCCGTTCGACATGCCTTCAACGTCCACGGTAATATATTCTTTCGTGTGTTATCCCATTGATAGCGAACACATTACTATTCTTTAGTTATATTGCAGCTTATAGCCTCTAGCTTGTAGGCCGTCGTTTGAATCTCTGTGATCATATTCCAGTATCTTGTACAAGGCAAAATGCTACTCATTGActagttttaattttgtttttgtgtgcaTATATTGTGCAATTGtttgcaataaaaataaaatgttcaGATGAGTTTCTAATTAGTGCTACTATGTTTTGGCTTCACTATATTCACTTTTCCCCATTAGCATTGTCAACGTTACGTTGCAAGTGGTGGATTATTTTGATAGATATAACCCTTTTTTTTAACTCACTGTGTCTCGAGTTCAAACTCTCTCCTTTTTCCTTAGTGTAGCTTATGTTAGTGATATCATTTGTAATAAAAGTACATTTCATTTATGTTAAGGAATAGAAAGAAATTTATACAACAAATGACGCTTTACCGCAGTTGCCAAGCAAGTGCACTATGGTGCAGGTTCGATTCCTAGAGAATCCCCTTTCCCCTAACAACCAACTACATAACCCACTAACAGTATTGTTTGTAAAAAAAGGAATGAAATTCATACATATTTACTTGAAATGGGAAGAGAGAACGAGAATTGAATAAAGTATTTCACCTAATCAGTCCAATTCATGGGTTTTTCCAAGTATTTAAATTATGGTTTGTAATGTCGAATTCATTTGTCCTTTTCACGGCTAATAAGGTAGGAACTATCAACCCATTTGAGTCCCATCTCAACAACGACAACGCTAATTGCAAACCAAACCTTCCATTATTTCATATGTACACAATCTGTTCACATATGTGCTACTGTGACACTCATCTACAACACATGAACAACGGACTCGACTTTTCTTTCGGGTGCTCATCAAGCATCGTTGGAGGCAGTGTTCAGTCACAGAAACAGGGTTTTGAATGAACAGTTTCCGCACCTTCTTCGGTCTTTACTTTAAAGACAAGGCAACGGGCAATATAAGCTTAGAGATACCTTTAGATCATAAGACATAGAAAGGGAGAGACTGGAGTGGGCAGGAGGAAACATCAAGACAACTATATATGAGTTCTAAAACAGAAATTACGGGTTCGAAGGTCCTACATGAACATCCACAGCTCCCTTCCAAACTAAAATAGCAAAATTCTACAATCCGTtcaaaaagttcaagaacaaaccACAACTGAATTATTGTTCCAAAAGTAAGGCAGCATAAGCCCCCAAATTTTGGGTAAAGAACAGATACAACACACAGAATGCATTGCTAAAACATGGACAACTGCGCTGGTAATaattcaaaaataataaaaagatgtCTCTACGTTATAAATACTTGGCTCCAACCTGCCTAGTATCTGATTTCCCCTACAAGTAAACAGGATCATAATGGAACTCATGAAATGATCGCACGGAAAGCATACCGCTGTGCTGGTAAGTGGCAAATCATCTGTAAGATAAAAAGATTTGCCCGAAATCTTGTAATATCAAATTTTTCTAAAAGAAGATCAACATGAAAATCAAACaatgacaaaaagaaaacaagtaGCTTTGAAACATTAGAAATGATACCCCTATCTAGATCCAGATAACTAGGTTCTCAATAGTTTTTGTATTGAGAAAGACAGCCTGACCCCGCAAATTGTACTGCCGTCATTTTCATATAACCTCGACAATGAACCCTTCAAAAGTTAACCAACTGAAAGCAGATGGCGCTAATGGCTTACTAGACTTACGGTTGCCTTAAATCATATCAACATTCAAGCAACTTACTAAGACTTTGATGTCAATCAAGCAGGTGAATTCAAAATCAAGGTCATTTATACACACTGATTGTGAACCTCAGTGTTCCATGTGAAATAGTATCCTTTCTTTAGCTCAAATATGGTATGATATCatactaaaaaacaaaacgCAATACAAAAGGATAAGATTACATTTGAAGATATGATTACAAATGTCACAATTTGACAGAAATTATCTAACCTCAACCCCAGACACCAAACTTCCATCCTGGTTAGGAGACTGAGTTTTTCAAACACAAAATCCTTTCCACCCtgcaaaaacaaagaagaaaattccCTCATTAGGAAATAATTCATCAACCAATAATCATATAGATAGAAGTAACCGTATGGAGAAATACCATAAACCGACTGACTTTCCAAACTTAACCAGGATACAGTAAGCGATGGATATCTCAAGGATTTGATAAATACTcgcaaatttttattttattttttggtaaaaatgctCGCAAAATTTTTGGTAGATCATCTACATAAATTAGAGTATGATCAAGATTCAAAACACAAGCAAAAAGGAAAATGATACTCAAAAAACCATCAGAGTCTAGATTTCTAAATGAAAACAAGGGAAGATTAGAAACTGATATTATCTCACTTTATAATGATCCATATAGGCTTCTGTACACAAAGTGGTCTTTCCCTTTTACGATACACTATTAATAACTCTTACTCTTCCCTAAACACATCTTTAGAATTCCCACTATACCGTTGGTGTTCCTATAAAAGATTGATGTCAATTTTGATATCTTTAAAAGCATCTACAATGGGAGATGCAAAATGTCTTGGGGGGTGTGCATTTCACAGTTCTTGTTGGCCAGAAAGCCCTCCAATCGGTGAATTTTAAGGGGTTGTAAAATAATACCCATCTTGCTGGAAATTGTAAGTACAAATGTAAATTTGCATCTCTCAATTAAAATGCTCTAAGTAGTTTCTTAGTATTCTGACACCCTACTAATTACAGAGTAGAAAATCtaaaacaattttcaaaagaaGGAAATAACAGTTTGCAcattgaaaagaagaagaaaaaaaggctaGGAGGCACACCTTGAATATAAACGCACAGTACATCAATCCCGAAGACCGAGTTCGAGCTCAAGCTCATCATCCTCTTCAAACAACTTCAAAAGCCGAGCATACTGTTCTTCTCGTTTCTTCTTTTGCCATAGcttgaaaaggaaaaaggagaaCAACGCAACTACTacaagtccaaggaatatgatGAACAATGTAGACCCAGTGTGGCTGGAAGTAGAACGACTCTCAGATTTTTTACCATCTTTGGAACTTGATGAATCATCAGAAAAGCCTGAACGAAAAGGACCAAAAGTTAATAGATCTTATCATGGTAACATGAGAAAAAATTAATCATAtacatatcacatcatcaagAAGCATCACATCTCATTCCTTCATCTGTTCATCTAATTCCCTCATGTCACATAAAGGCGCGTTCTACGAGAAGCAAGGATCTAGTCTATCGTAAGGTCGAATTTCAAGACTTAAAAGTTATAGAACAATTAAATCATGCGATGCTTGCGGGGTGCTTCACCGCCAAGAATCTTAAAACATAATTAATTTGCAGCTACCAAAGCAAGTACTCAAACTTGAGATGTTGCAAAATATGTacattttctcttttgttcatTTTTCAAAGGTTCTAAAGCCACACCTACACTCGACCACAGATTTCCGCTA
This window contains:
- the LOC103431794 gene encoding KH domain-containing protein At1g09660/At1g09670-like, with product MGERIPPRSYFQYPPPGVHASPLRSSLPADRERYLAELLAEKQKLGPFLQIFPLCSRLLNHEIRRVSGFNQTLADHERFEHDSPFRSLSQNANGRPMDLEGWPGIHMEDNGHIQRMAPFQSPSMGWPGAQGIPATPIVKRVIRLDVPVDKYPHYNFVGRILGPRGNSLKRVEAMTECRVYIRGRGSVKDSVKEEKLKDKPGYEHLNEPLHVLVEAEFPEDIINARLDHAVAILENLLKPVDESFDHYKKQQLRELALLNGTLREESPSMSPSLSPSLSPFNSTGMKRAKTGK